GATCTCCTCCCCGGCAGCGAGCATTCCACCGCTCAATACCCGGCAATAAAAACCCGGATGGCCCGCATGCCGGAACCGAGGAGCGAAATCGGGATCGCCGATCCGGGCCGACAGCGTGGCGCAGGGAATGCGCGCGGCGGTCACTTCCAGCACGACTTCATTTGCCTTGAACCTGTCGCCAACGTGCAGCTCTGCGCTGTCGACATCATCGATGACCAGATTTTCGCCGAAAAAACCCGGTTCAACCGCATAGCCAAGAGAATGGGACCAGAAGTCGAGATCGGCCGAACCCATGACGTAGATCGCCTGGTCCGGCCCGCCGTGGTGTTTGCGATTGCAAACGGCGTCGCTGACGATGCCCTGGGCATCGACCATCACCGGCCCCTGCACCGCGTGCTTGAAGATACCCGTCTTCGTCGTCTTTCCCGGCAGGCTTGTCGCCTCGCCCCGGCACACCGCCCGTATTTTCATGGACTGCCCTTCGCGCTTCATGATTCCCGTTTCCTAATTTATGCAGTAGAAAGCGCTCATGGCAAAACGAGTCACTGGCCCTGAAATCGAAAAACTGATCCAGCTTCTGGCAAAAGTGCCGGGGCTTGGCCCCCGCTCGGCGCGCCGGGCGGCGCTGCATCTCATCAAGAAGAAGGAGCAGCTTCTCGGGCCTTTGGGACACGCCATGGGCGAAGCCTACGACAAAGTGAAGATCTGCTCCTGCTGCGGCAATGTCGATACGATCGATCCCTGCACCGTCTGCACCGACGACCGGCGCGATCAGTCGGTCATCATCGTGGTGGAAGACGTGTCGGATTTGTGGGCGCTCGAGCGGACAGGCGCGATGAACACCGCCTATCATGTTCTGGGTGGCACGCTGTCGCCGCTGGACGGCGTTGGGCCGGAGGACCTGAACATCAAGGGCCTCATCGACCGTGTGAGCGCCGGCGGCATTCGCGAACTCATCATCGCCGTCAATGCGACTGTGGAAGGGCAGGCAACCGCCCATTACATCACCGACCGCCTCTCCGGTCTCGACATCAAGATCACCCGGCTTGCGCACGGCGTGCCGGTGGGCGGTGAGCTCGATTATCTCGATGAGGGGACATTGACGGCGGCGCTTCGGGCGCGCACGACAATCTAAAGCGCCCCTCCCTCCCCGTCATTCAAAGAGGAGACCGAATGCGAAACCGTTTTGCCACGAAGGCACTGGCTGGCCTTCTTTCCGTTTTTTCAGCAACGACGGCGTTGGCGCAATCGGCACCGACAGGAGCGGCGGCAGCGCGATATGATGTCGAATTTCATGCCTGGCTGAAAAAAGAGATCTGGCCGGAAGCCCGCAAGGCCGGCATTTCGCAAAAGACGCTTGAAGCCACGCTCAGCGGTCTGTCCATCAGCTGGAACCTGCCCGATCTCGTCATTCCCGGCCAGAAACCGCCGAAGGAACAGAGCCAGAGTCAGGCGGAATTTTCCTCGCCAGGCGCCTATTTCTCCGAAAAGCGGCTACAGGGGCTAGCAGCCACCGGGCGTTCGCTTGCCTCCACCCACGCGGCGACGCTACGCCGGATAGAGGCCAAATATGGCGTGCCCGGCGATATCGTCGTTGCCATATGGGGCCGCGAATCCGGTTTCGGTCGGGCAAAACTTCCCCATTCCGTGATCGATGTCTTGGCCACGAAGGCCTATATGTCCACCCGCAAGGAGATGTTCCGTGCCGAGCTTATCGATGCGCTGAAGATCGTCGAAAGCGGTGATATCGCTGCCTCGCGCATGATGGGTTCCTGGGCCGGTGCGCTCGGCCAGCCGCAATTCATGCCGTCGAGCTATCTGAAATATGCCGTGGACTTCGATGGCGACGGTCATCGCGATATCTGGAATTCAGTGCCGGATGCATTGGCATCCATAGCGAACTATCTTTCTGCGCGCGGCTGGCAACGCAATCGCGACTGGGGTTTCGAAGTATCCATCCCGGCCAATGTCTCCTGCGCGCAGGAAGGCCCTGATCTGGCCCGGCCGGTGGCCGACTGGGCGAAGATGGGCATTACCCGCATTTCCGGAAAAGCCTTTCCCGCCAATGACCTGACCGCCGATGGCATGATGCTGGTGCCGGCCGGGCGGCATGGGCCGGAATTCGTGGTGACACCGAATTTCTACGTCATCAAGGAATATAACAATTCCGATCTCTACGCCCTTTTCATCGGCAATCTCGCCGACCGCATCGCCCATGGCGCAGGACCGTTCAAGGGGGAATGGGGCAATGTCGGCTCTATGCTGCGCTCGGATGTCCTCACCATGCAGAAGGCGCTGGTCGCCAAGGGTTACGATGTGGGAAAGGCGGACGGGCTGGCCGGTTTCAAGACGCGTCGCTCACTCGGCGACTGGCAGACCAAGAACGGTCTGGCGCCAACATGTTTTCCTGATGCGACGCTGAAGGGCCGCCTACGCTGATTTCCATGGGTCCGTCACCGGCTGCGCACGCCATTCGTAGAGCGCATCCGGCAAATTTTCCTCGCAACCGGACCCGTCCGTTTCCCGCACTTTGCGGAAACCATGGCGCTCGTAAAAGCTTATGGCGCGGATATTTTGCTGGAAGACCCACAGTTGGAGGCGCATTTGTCCTTGCTTCGCTTTATCCAACAACTTCATTCCGAGATTTTTGCCCACATAGGCGGGTAAGCAATAAAGATGATCCAGCCATTGGAGCCGGAAGGCACAAAAGCCAGCTAAAATCCCGTCTTCCTCCGCAACCCAGACTTCACTCTCGGTGAAAACAATATTGCTAAAATATTCTCTGTCTTCTTCGAAACTGTGTAGGTCCGGCACATAGGGAAGAAAATGCCGGCGGGAAATACGTGCTATTGCGGCGACGCTCTCGCTTTCTGCAAGTTCCGCACGCCTGAAGACAAAATTCCGATCTTCCATATCGCATTCCACCTTTTTGCAGCCTATGCGCATTTTGCAAAACGAACGTGACAAGATAAGCGCTGGTGGAGTTCAACACCTGTCAATGCTGGTCAGTATGCGGCTTGTGAAAGATGTCGTCGGTCGGTGGAATGGTCTGCCGCTCGATCATCCGATGCACCCGGGGGCGCGTCTTGCCGCGGTGAAGCTCGAGCAGCCGGTCCCAGGCTTCCGCATCCGCCTGGGTGCGGCGGTGGTTATGGCGGACATATTCCACCCAAGTCGGCACATGGTAACTTTCCGTCCAGATATCAGGGTTTTCGAGATCGCGCATCAGGTTCCAGTTGCGGGCGCCATCGCGGATACGGATACGGCGACGCTCCGCCATCAGCGGCAGGAATTCACCAAGGTCTTCGTCGTGGATTTCATAGTCGATAAGGATGGCGATGGGACCACTGCGCGGCTTGATATCGAGCCTGAGCGGCGGCTCCACGAACCGGTTGAGCGG
This genomic interval from Agrobacterium tumefaciens contains the following:
- a CDS encoding MOSC domain-containing protein gives rise to the protein MKREGQSMKIRAVCRGEATSLPGKTTKTGIFKHAVQGPVMVDAQGIVSDAVCNRKHHGGPDQAIYVMGSADLDFWSHSLGYAVEPGFFGENLVIDDVDSAELHVGDRFKANEVVLEVTAARIPCATLSARIGDPDFAPRFRHAGHPGFYCRVLSGGMLAAGEEIAFEAYQGTKLAIPTILQRFRPLRLSVSERAAYLETPLASRFRAMLEV
- the recR gene encoding recombination mediator RecR, yielding MAKRVTGPEIEKLIQLLAKVPGLGPRSARRAALHLIKKKEQLLGPLGHAMGEAYDKVKICSCCGNVDTIDPCTVCTDDRRDQSVIIVVEDVSDLWALERTGAMNTAYHVLGGTLSPLDGVGPEDLNIKGLIDRVSAGGIRELIIAVNATVEGQATAHYITDRLSGLDIKITRLAHGVPVGGELDYLDEGTLTAALRARTTI
- a CDS encoding lytic murein transglycosylase, with the protein product MRNRFATKALAGLLSVFSATTALAQSAPTGAAAARYDVEFHAWLKKEIWPEARKAGISQKTLEATLSGLSISWNLPDLVIPGQKPPKEQSQSQAEFSSPGAYFSEKRLQGLAATGRSLASTHAATLRRIEAKYGVPGDIVVAIWGRESGFGRAKLPHSVIDVLATKAYMSTRKEMFRAELIDALKIVESGDIAASRMMGSWAGALGQPQFMPSSYLKYAVDFDGDGHRDIWNSVPDALASIANYLSARGWQRNRDWGFEVSIPANVSCAQEGPDLARPVADWAKMGITRISGKAFPANDLTADGMMLVPAGRHGPEFVVTPNFYVIKEYNNSDLYALFIGNLADRIAHGAGPFKGEWGNVGSMLRSDVLTMQKALVAKGYDVGKADGLAGFKTRRSLGDWQTKNGLAPTCFPDATLKGRLR
- a CDS encoding GNAT family N-acetyltransferase, with protein sequence MEDRNFVFRRAELAESESVAAIARISRRHFLPYVPDLHSFEEDREYFSNIVFTESEVWVAEEDGILAGFCAFRLQWLDHLYCLPAYVGKNLGMKLLDKAKQGQMRLQLWVFQQNIRAISFYERHGFRKVRETDGSGCEENLPDALYEWRAQPVTDPWKSA